The Thermodesulfovibrionales bacterium genome window below encodes:
- a CDS encoding V-type ATP synthase subunit B (produces ATP from ADP in the presence of a proton gradient across the membrane; the B subunit is part of the catalytic core of the ATP synthase complex) translates to VLSRELHQKGIFPPVDVLPSLSRLMQNGIGEGRTRADHRKIANLLYKYYSKARDLRRLEAIVGREGLTEQDRTMLDFGDAFEKEFIHQTERRTVIETLDRGISLMKRFRLPV, encoded by the coding sequence GTACTGAGCAGGGAGCTTCATCAAAAAGGTATATTTCCTCCTGTTGATGTATTACCCAGCCTCTCAAGGCTTATGCAGAATGGTATTGGAGAGGGAAGGACAAGGGCTGATCACAGAAAGATAGCAAACCTCCTTTATAAATACTATTCAAAGGCAAGGGACCTGAGAAGGCTTGAGGCAATAGTTGGCAGAGAGGGATTAACAGAACAGGACAGGACAATGCTTGACTTTGGAGATGCCTTTGAGAAAGAATTCATCCACCAGACAGAAAGACGCACAGTCATTGAGACCCTTGATAGAGGGATTTCTTTGATGAAAAGGTTCAGACTGCCTGTTTAA